A part of Xenopus tropicalis strain Nigerian chromosome 4, UCB_Xtro_10.0, whole genome shotgun sequence genomic DNA contains:
- the smg7 gene encoding protein SMG7 isoform X2 has translation MSLLCAQYLRQAEVLKADMTESKPGTAEVWTSRQALQDLYQKMLVTDLEYALDKKVEQDLWNHAFKNQITTLQGQAKNRTNPNRSEVQANLSLFLEAASGFYTQLLQELCTVFNVDLPCRVKSSQLGIISNKQMHSGTVVKPQSSSCAYICQHCLVHLGDIARYRNQTSQAESYYRHAAQLVPSNGQPYNQLAILASSKGDHLTTIFYYCRSIAVKFPFPAASTNLQKALSKALESREEVKNRWGVSDFIKAFIKFHGHVYLTKSLEKVSTLREQLEEQFKNLLFQKALNSQQLVHITVINLFQLHHLRSFGTEADQQSFSPEEELCWSQLLALFMSFLGILCRFPLKTHHCEETSCANPLPAIKVSLDWMKLRPSVFQENTVEEKKYVWPWLISLLNSFHVLDEDVSSANMLPLPEEFELQGFLALRPAFRNLDFSRGHQAITGVRDAQHRQLRPLRLAAVGKWISENQPQLIQYRTVEGELLFFTDIPELLTEDIDETEDRSSPQEFNQTDTHKAEGSPGLKSVLSTGRSLSCDTNEKPVVTFKENIKPQELNRDVPSRSYTRSGNVAKDQRDYNKSLNNAVNKKDNNNKRKNELKKMCVEKTAEPGKQSIAVQVKSQTELRKTPVSEARKTAVTPTSSPSSSTQFIPIHHPGAFPPLPSRPGFPPPAYVIPPPVAFSMSSGYSFPAGVNVPGSFLQPSSHSPSGNQGPPGKQSHIPYSQQRPSGPVTPNQGNLGNQITGQIQPQAPSNSPTQSSSQTAAQLQIQALAQQQSPTKPIQSIPKHHTSLQQYQQAETSKQVWSTSQVPNALGKMVPMKQSYYMDGRLPTEPVNMLEQCLQQQQPLENKMTSFPMEAYGQSPSDVKMPEFYWSEPPSYNLNDNRALLAQQSVNNQRSKRQPTGYRSAQEPMTRMPFEEAKRSPLLPPDLLKSLAALEEEEELAFSPPPDLYPALFGPLASLPGRSLFSLLEKPSELISQPPSFLSLSGFSLSQERFPNNSMFNEVYGKSTCTSIKPEACQVMGQQETSLYSLFEGKPWSPSLPASSDHSTPASQSPHSSNPSSLPSSPPTHNHTSQPFSNFGPIGTPDNRDRRGTDRWKAEKPVSAMGSFGLDYLSVTPSSENSWRQANNSSSANAWAAQGNAREDSSAALMESLKSIWSTTMMHPGPSALEQLLMQQKEKQQRGQGSLNPPH, from the exons GCAGGCTGAAGTCCTGAAAGCAGATATGACAG AATCTAAGCCTGGCACAGCAGAGGTGTGGACTTCCCGTCAGGCTCTACAAGATTTGTACCAGAAGATGCTGGTGACAGACCTTGAGTATGCACTGGACAAGAAGGTGGAACAGGATCT ctggaaTCATGCCTTCAAAAATCAGATAACAACGTTGCAAGGGCAAGCCAAGAACCGAACTAATCCAAATCGCAGTGAGGTACAGGCCAATTTGTCACTGTTCCTTGAGGCAGCTAGTGGCTTCTATACACAG CTTTTGCAGGAGCTTTGCACTGTGTTTAATGTGGATCTGCCATGTCGTGTGAAGTCCTCCCAGCTGGGCATTATAAGCAATAAGCAGATGCACTCTGGGACAGTTGTGAAGCCTCAGTCCAGTTCCTGCGCCTATATCTGTCAGCATTGCTTGGTTCATCTTGGAGACATTG CTCGCTATAGGAACCAGACAAGCCAGGCTGAATCCTATTATAGACATGCTGCTCAACTTGTCCCTTCCAATG GTCAGCCATATAATCAGCTGGCTATTCTTGCCTCTTCAAAAGGGGACCATTTGACCACTATTTTCTACTACTGCCGCAGCATCGCTGTCAAGTTTCCTTTTCCAGCAGCCTCCACCAATTTGCAGAAGGCCCTTTCCAAAGCCTTGGAGag TCGCGAAGAGGTGAAGAATCGCTGGGGAGTATCAGACTTTATAAAAGCCTTTATAAAGTTCCATGGACATGTGTACTTAACAAAAAGTTTAGAGAAAGTAAGCACTCTGCGGGAACAGCTGGAAGAACAATTCAAG AACTTACTTTTTCAGAAAGCGCTTAACTCCCAGCAGCTGGTTCATATCACAGTGATAAACCTGTTTCAGCTACACCATCTGCGAAGCTTTGGCACTGAGGCAGACCAACAGAGTTTTAGCCCTGAAGAGGAGCTATGCTGGTCACAACTCTTGGCTCTCTTTA TGTCGTTCTTGGGCATCCTCTGCCGGTTTCCCTTAAAGACCCATCACTGTGAGGAAACCTCCTGTGCCAACCCACTACCCGCTATCAAGGTATCATTAGACTGGATGAAGCTGCGCCCCAGTGTCTTCCAAGAGAACACCGTTGAGGAAAAAAAATA TGTATGGCCATGGCTCATTTCTCTTCTGAACAGTTTCCATGTGCTTGATGAAGATGTCTCTAGTGCTAACA tgcttCCTCTCCCAGAGGAGTTTGAGCTGCAAGGATTCTTGGCACTTCGACCTGCTTttag AAACCTAGATTTCTCTAGAGGACACCAAGCCATCACTGGAGTTAGAGATGCCCAGCACCGGCAGCTAAGACCGCTACGACTTGCGGCTGTTGGAAAATGGATCTCTGAGAATCAGCCTCA GTTGATTCAGTATCGTACTGTTGAGGGTGAGCTATTGTTCTTTACTGACATACCTGAGCTTTTGACTGAAGACATTGATGAGACAGAGGACAGATCTTCCCCACAAGAGTTCAACCAGACAGACACTCATAAAGCTGAAGGCAGCCCTGGTTTAAAATCTGTATTATCCACTGGCCGAAGCCTGAGCTGTGACACAAACGAAAAGCCAGTGGTGACTTTTAAAGAGAACATAAAGCCACAAGAGTTAAACCGGGATGTACCATCACGCAGCTACACCAGATCAGGAAATGTTGCCAAGGATCAGAGAGACTATAACAAAAGTTTAAATAATGCTGTCAACAAAaaggacaataataataaaagaaagaatGAACTTAAGAAAATGTGTGTTGAGAAGACTGCTGAACCCGGGAAGCAAAGCATTGCAGTTCAG GTGAAATCTCAAACAGAGTTGAGAAAAACTCCAGTCTCTGAAGCCAGAAAAACAGCAGTGACTCCAACATCCAGTCCAAGCAGTAGCACACAGTTCATCCCTATACATCATCCTGGTGCTTTTCCCCCTCTACCCAGCCGACCAg GTTTTCCCCCACCTGCATATGTTATACCACCACCTGTGGCGTTTTCCATGAGCTCTGGCTATTCCTTTCCTGCTGGCGTTAATGTCCCAGGGTCTTTCCTGCAGCCTTCATCTCATTCACCATCTGGAAACCAGGGTCCTCCTGGGAAACAGTCCCACATTCCTTACAGTCAACAGCGCCCCTCTGGTCCAGTGACTCCTAACCAGGGTAATcttggcaaccagataactggcCAGATCCAACCACAGGCCCCATCCAATTCACCGACCCAGTCCAGTAGTCAGACTGCAGCACAACTACAGATCCAAGCACTTGCTCAGCAGCAGTCTCCAACTAAACCTATACAATCCATTCCCAAGCATCACACATCTCTCCAGCAG TACCAACAGGCAGAAACATCAAAACAGGTCTGGAGTACTTCTCAGGTTCCCAACGCATTGGGAAAGATGGTACCCATGAAACAATCGTATTATATGGATGGCCGTTTGCCAACAGAACCTGTAAATATGCTGGAGCAGTGTCTACAGCAGCAGCAGCCTCTGGAGAATAAGATGACCTCTTTTCCCATGGAAGCCTATGGCCAGAGCCCTTCTGATGTTAAGATGCCAGAATTCTACTGGAGTGAACCACCATCCTACAACTTAAATGACAACAGGGCTCTCTTGGCACAGCAATCTGTAAATAACCAAAGGAGCAAACGCCAGCCCACAGGCTACCGATCTGCCCAAGAGCCAATGACTAGAATGCCGTTTGAG GAAGCCAAGCgttcccctctcctgcccccggACCTGTTAAAGAGTCTGGCTGCTCTAGAGGAGGAGGAAGAGCTGGCATTCTCCCCTCCTCCTGATCTTTACCCAGCTCTGTTCGGCCCTCTGGCCTCTCTCCCTGGACGAAGCCTCTTT TCTCTCCTGGAAAAGCCATCTGAACTGATATCCCAGCCCCCTTCTTTCCTCTCACTCTCTGGATTTTCACTAAGCCAG GAACGGTTCCCGAATAACAGCATGTTTAATGAGGTGTATGGAAAATCCACCTGCACGAGCATAAAGCCCGAGGCATGCCAAGTCATGGGACAACAGGAGACCTCCCTGTACTCTCTTTTTGAGGGTAAACCATGGTCTCCATCACTTCCAGCAAGCTCAG ATCATTCTACGCCAGCCAGCCAGTCACCTCATTCTTCAAATCCAAGCAGCCTACCCAGCTCTCCTCCCACCCACAATCATACCTCGCAGCCCTTCTCTAACTTTGGTCCTATCGGCACTCCAGATAACCGAGATCGTCGGGGAACTGACCGCTGGAAGGCTGAAAAGCCAG TTTCAGCAATGGGTAGCTTTGGGCTGGACTACTTATCTGTGACTCCATCTTCTGAGAATAGCTGGCGCCAGGCTAATAATTCAAGTAGTGCTAATGCTTGGGCTGCTCAAGGTAATGCCCGAGAGGACTCTTCAGCTGCTCTTATGGAAAGTTTAAAG TCCATTTGGTCAACCACAATGATGCATCCTGGACCTTCTGCCTTGGAACAGCTTCTGATGCAGCAGAAGGAGAAGCAGCAGCGAGGGCAGGGATCACTGAACCCTCCGCACTGA
- the smg7 gene encoding protein SMG7 isoform X1 — translation MSLLCAQYLRQAEVLKADMTESKPGTAEVWTSRQALQDLYQKMLVTDLEYALDKKVEQDLWNHAFKNQITTLQGQAKNRTNPNRSEVQANLSLFLEAASGFYTQLLQELCTVFNVDLPCRVKSSQLGIISNKQMHSGTVVKPQSSSCAYICQHCLVHLGDIARYRNQTSQAESYYRHAAQLVPSNGQPYNQLAILASSKGDHLTTIFYYCRSIAVKFPFPAASTNLQKALSKALESREEVKNRWGVSDFIKAFIKFHGHVYLTKSLEKVSTLREQLEEQFKNLLFQKALNSQQLVHITVINLFQLHHLRSFGTEADQQSFSPEEELCWSQLLALFMSFLGILCRFPLKTHHCEETSCANPLPAIKVSLDWMKLRPSVFQENTVEEKKYVWPWLISLLNSFHVLDEDVSSANMLPLPEEFELQGFLALRPAFRNLDFSRGHQAITGVRDAQHRQLRPLRLAAVGKWISENQPQLIQYRTVEGELLFFTDIPELLTEDIDETEDRSSPQEFNQTDTHKAEGSPGLKSVLSTGRSLSCDTNEKPVVTFKENIKPQELNRDVPSRSYTRSGNVAKDQRDYNKSLNNAVNKKDNNNKRKNELKKMCVEKTAEPGKQSIAVQVKSQTELRKTPVSEARKTAVTPTSSPSSSTQFIPIHHPGAFPPLPSRPGFPPPAYVIPPPVAFSMSSGYSFPAGVNVPGSFLQPSSHSPSGNQGPPGKQSHIPYSQQRPSGPVTPNQGNLGNQITGQIQPQAPSNSPTQSSSQTAAQLQIQALAQQQSPTKPIQSIPKHHTSLQQYQQAETSKQVWSTSQVPNALGKMVPMKQSYYMDGRLPTEPVNMLEQCLQQQQPLENKMTSFPMEAYGQSPSDVKMPEFYWSEPPSYNLNDNRALLAQQSVNNQRSKRQPTGYRSAQEPMTRMPFEEAKRSPLLPPDLLKSLAALEEEEELAFSPPPDLYPALFGPLASLPGRSLFKSLLEKPSELISQPPSFLSLSGFSLSQERFPNNSMFNEVYGKSTCTSIKPEACQVMGQQETSLYSLFEGKPWSPSLPASSDHSTPASQSPHSSNPSSLPSSPPTHNHTSQPFSNFGPIGTPDNRDRRGTDRWKAEKPVSAMGSFGLDYLSVTPSSENSWRQANNSSSANAWAAQGNAREDSSAALMESLKSIWSTTMMHPGPSALEQLLMQQKEKQQRGQGSLNPPH, via the exons GCAGGCTGAAGTCCTGAAAGCAGATATGACAG AATCTAAGCCTGGCACAGCAGAGGTGTGGACTTCCCGTCAGGCTCTACAAGATTTGTACCAGAAGATGCTGGTGACAGACCTTGAGTATGCACTGGACAAGAAGGTGGAACAGGATCT ctggaaTCATGCCTTCAAAAATCAGATAACAACGTTGCAAGGGCAAGCCAAGAACCGAACTAATCCAAATCGCAGTGAGGTACAGGCCAATTTGTCACTGTTCCTTGAGGCAGCTAGTGGCTTCTATACACAG CTTTTGCAGGAGCTTTGCACTGTGTTTAATGTGGATCTGCCATGTCGTGTGAAGTCCTCCCAGCTGGGCATTATAAGCAATAAGCAGATGCACTCTGGGACAGTTGTGAAGCCTCAGTCCAGTTCCTGCGCCTATATCTGTCAGCATTGCTTGGTTCATCTTGGAGACATTG CTCGCTATAGGAACCAGACAAGCCAGGCTGAATCCTATTATAGACATGCTGCTCAACTTGTCCCTTCCAATG GTCAGCCATATAATCAGCTGGCTATTCTTGCCTCTTCAAAAGGGGACCATTTGACCACTATTTTCTACTACTGCCGCAGCATCGCTGTCAAGTTTCCTTTTCCAGCAGCCTCCACCAATTTGCAGAAGGCCCTTTCCAAAGCCTTGGAGag TCGCGAAGAGGTGAAGAATCGCTGGGGAGTATCAGACTTTATAAAAGCCTTTATAAAGTTCCATGGACATGTGTACTTAACAAAAAGTTTAGAGAAAGTAAGCACTCTGCGGGAACAGCTGGAAGAACAATTCAAG AACTTACTTTTTCAGAAAGCGCTTAACTCCCAGCAGCTGGTTCATATCACAGTGATAAACCTGTTTCAGCTACACCATCTGCGAAGCTTTGGCACTGAGGCAGACCAACAGAGTTTTAGCCCTGAAGAGGAGCTATGCTGGTCACAACTCTTGGCTCTCTTTA TGTCGTTCTTGGGCATCCTCTGCCGGTTTCCCTTAAAGACCCATCACTGTGAGGAAACCTCCTGTGCCAACCCACTACCCGCTATCAAGGTATCATTAGACTGGATGAAGCTGCGCCCCAGTGTCTTCCAAGAGAACACCGTTGAGGAAAAAAAATA TGTATGGCCATGGCTCATTTCTCTTCTGAACAGTTTCCATGTGCTTGATGAAGATGTCTCTAGTGCTAACA tgcttCCTCTCCCAGAGGAGTTTGAGCTGCAAGGATTCTTGGCACTTCGACCTGCTTttag AAACCTAGATTTCTCTAGAGGACACCAAGCCATCACTGGAGTTAGAGATGCCCAGCACCGGCAGCTAAGACCGCTACGACTTGCGGCTGTTGGAAAATGGATCTCTGAGAATCAGCCTCA GTTGATTCAGTATCGTACTGTTGAGGGTGAGCTATTGTTCTTTACTGACATACCTGAGCTTTTGACTGAAGACATTGATGAGACAGAGGACAGATCTTCCCCACAAGAGTTCAACCAGACAGACACTCATAAAGCTGAAGGCAGCCCTGGTTTAAAATCTGTATTATCCACTGGCCGAAGCCTGAGCTGTGACACAAACGAAAAGCCAGTGGTGACTTTTAAAGAGAACATAAAGCCACAAGAGTTAAACCGGGATGTACCATCACGCAGCTACACCAGATCAGGAAATGTTGCCAAGGATCAGAGAGACTATAACAAAAGTTTAAATAATGCTGTCAACAAAaaggacaataataataaaagaaagaatGAACTTAAGAAAATGTGTGTTGAGAAGACTGCTGAACCCGGGAAGCAAAGCATTGCAGTTCAG GTGAAATCTCAAACAGAGTTGAGAAAAACTCCAGTCTCTGAAGCCAGAAAAACAGCAGTGACTCCAACATCCAGTCCAAGCAGTAGCACACAGTTCATCCCTATACATCATCCTGGTGCTTTTCCCCCTCTACCCAGCCGACCAg GTTTTCCCCCACCTGCATATGTTATACCACCACCTGTGGCGTTTTCCATGAGCTCTGGCTATTCCTTTCCTGCTGGCGTTAATGTCCCAGGGTCTTTCCTGCAGCCTTCATCTCATTCACCATCTGGAAACCAGGGTCCTCCTGGGAAACAGTCCCACATTCCTTACAGTCAACAGCGCCCCTCTGGTCCAGTGACTCCTAACCAGGGTAATcttggcaaccagataactggcCAGATCCAACCACAGGCCCCATCCAATTCACCGACCCAGTCCAGTAGTCAGACTGCAGCACAACTACAGATCCAAGCACTTGCTCAGCAGCAGTCTCCAACTAAACCTATACAATCCATTCCCAAGCATCACACATCTCTCCAGCAG TACCAACAGGCAGAAACATCAAAACAGGTCTGGAGTACTTCTCAGGTTCCCAACGCATTGGGAAAGATGGTACCCATGAAACAATCGTATTATATGGATGGCCGTTTGCCAACAGAACCTGTAAATATGCTGGAGCAGTGTCTACAGCAGCAGCAGCCTCTGGAGAATAAGATGACCTCTTTTCCCATGGAAGCCTATGGCCAGAGCCCTTCTGATGTTAAGATGCCAGAATTCTACTGGAGTGAACCACCATCCTACAACTTAAATGACAACAGGGCTCTCTTGGCACAGCAATCTGTAAATAACCAAAGGAGCAAACGCCAGCCCACAGGCTACCGATCTGCCCAAGAGCCAATGACTAGAATGCCGTTTGAG GAAGCCAAGCgttcccctctcctgcccccggACCTGTTAAAGAGTCTGGCTGCTCTAGAGGAGGAGGAAGAGCTGGCATTCTCCCCTCCTCCTGATCTTTACCCAGCTCTGTTCGGCCCTCTGGCCTCTCTCCCTGGACGAAGCCTCTTT AAGTCTCTCCTGGAAAAGCCATCTGAACTGATATCCCAGCCCCCTTCTTTCCTCTCACTCTCTGGATTTTCACTAAGCCAG GAACGGTTCCCGAATAACAGCATGTTTAATGAGGTGTATGGAAAATCCACCTGCACGAGCATAAAGCCCGAGGCATGCCAAGTCATGGGACAACAGGAGACCTCCCTGTACTCTCTTTTTGAGGGTAAACCATGGTCTCCATCACTTCCAGCAAGCTCAG ATCATTCTACGCCAGCCAGCCAGTCACCTCATTCTTCAAATCCAAGCAGCCTACCCAGCTCTCCTCCCACCCACAATCATACCTCGCAGCCCTTCTCTAACTTTGGTCCTATCGGCACTCCAGATAACCGAGATCGTCGGGGAACTGACCGCTGGAAGGCTGAAAAGCCAG TTTCAGCAATGGGTAGCTTTGGGCTGGACTACTTATCTGTGACTCCATCTTCTGAGAATAGCTGGCGCCAGGCTAATAATTCAAGTAGTGCTAATGCTTGGGCTGCTCAAGGTAATGCCCGAGAGGACTCTTCAGCTGCTCTTATGGAAAGTTTAAAG TCCATTTGGTCAACCACAATGATGCATCCTGGACCTTCTGCCTTGGAACAGCTTCTGATGCAGCAGAAGGAGAAGCAGCAGCGAGGGCAGGGATCACTGAACCCTCCGCACTGA
- the smg7 gene encoding protein SMG7 isoform X4, which yields MSLLCAQYLRQAEVLKADMTESKPGTAEVWTSRQALQDLYQKMLVTDLEYALDKKVEQDLWNHAFKNQITTLQGQAKNRTNPNRSEVQANLSLFLEAASGFYTQLLQELCTVFNVDLPCRVKSSQLGIISNKQMHSGTVVKPQSSSCAYICQHCLVHLGDIARYRNQTSQAESYYRHAAQLVPSNGQPYNQLAILASSKGDHLTTIFYYCRSIAVKFPFPAASTNLQKALSKALESREEVKNRWGVSDFIKAFIKFHGHVYLTKSLEKVSTLREQLEEQFKNLLFQKALNSQQLVHITVINLFQLHHLRSFGTEADQQSFSPEEELCWSQLLALFMSFLGILCRFPLKTHHCEETSCANPLPAIKVSLDWMKLRPSVFQENTVEEKKYVWPWLISLLNSFHVLDEDVSSANMLPLPEEFELQGFLALRPAFRNLDFSRGHQAITGVRDAQHRQLRPLRLAAVGKWISENQPQLIQYRTVEGELLFFTDIPELLTEDIDETEDRSSPQEFNQTDTHKAEGSPGLKSVLSTGRSLSCDTNEKPVVTFKENIKPQELNRDVPSRSYTRSGNVAKDQRDYNKSLNNAVNKKDNNNKRKNELKKMCVEKTAEPGKQSIAVQVKSQTELRKTPVSEARKTAVTPTSSPSSSTQFIPIHHPGAFPPLPSRPGFPPPAYVIPPPVAFSMSSGYSFPAGVNVPGSFLQPSSHSPSGNQGPPGKQSHIPYSQQRPSGPVTPNQGNLGNQITGQIQPQAPSNSPTQSSSQTAAQLQIQALAQQQSPTKPIQSIPKHHTSLQQYQQAETSKQVWSTSQVPNALGKMVPMKQSYYMDGRLPTEPVNMLEQCLQQQQPLENKMTSFPMEAYGQSPSDVKMPEFYWSEPPSYNLNDNRALLAQQSVNNQRSKRQPTGYRSAQEPMTRMPFEERFPNNSMFNEVYGKSTCTSIKPEACQVMGQQETSLYSLFEGKPWSPSLPASSDHSTPASQSPHSSNPSSLPSSPPTHNHTSQPFSNFGPIGTPDNRDRRGTDRWKAEKPVSAMGSFGLDYLSVTPSSENSWRQANNSSSANAWAAQGNAREDSSAALMESLKSIWSTTMMHPGPSALEQLLMQQKEKQQRGQGSLNPPH from the exons GCAGGCTGAAGTCCTGAAAGCAGATATGACAG AATCTAAGCCTGGCACAGCAGAGGTGTGGACTTCCCGTCAGGCTCTACAAGATTTGTACCAGAAGATGCTGGTGACAGACCTTGAGTATGCACTGGACAAGAAGGTGGAACAGGATCT ctggaaTCATGCCTTCAAAAATCAGATAACAACGTTGCAAGGGCAAGCCAAGAACCGAACTAATCCAAATCGCAGTGAGGTACAGGCCAATTTGTCACTGTTCCTTGAGGCAGCTAGTGGCTTCTATACACAG CTTTTGCAGGAGCTTTGCACTGTGTTTAATGTGGATCTGCCATGTCGTGTGAAGTCCTCCCAGCTGGGCATTATAAGCAATAAGCAGATGCACTCTGGGACAGTTGTGAAGCCTCAGTCCAGTTCCTGCGCCTATATCTGTCAGCATTGCTTGGTTCATCTTGGAGACATTG CTCGCTATAGGAACCAGACAAGCCAGGCTGAATCCTATTATAGACATGCTGCTCAACTTGTCCCTTCCAATG GTCAGCCATATAATCAGCTGGCTATTCTTGCCTCTTCAAAAGGGGACCATTTGACCACTATTTTCTACTACTGCCGCAGCATCGCTGTCAAGTTTCCTTTTCCAGCAGCCTCCACCAATTTGCAGAAGGCCCTTTCCAAAGCCTTGGAGag TCGCGAAGAGGTGAAGAATCGCTGGGGAGTATCAGACTTTATAAAAGCCTTTATAAAGTTCCATGGACATGTGTACTTAACAAAAAGTTTAGAGAAAGTAAGCACTCTGCGGGAACAGCTGGAAGAACAATTCAAG AACTTACTTTTTCAGAAAGCGCTTAACTCCCAGCAGCTGGTTCATATCACAGTGATAAACCTGTTTCAGCTACACCATCTGCGAAGCTTTGGCACTGAGGCAGACCAACAGAGTTTTAGCCCTGAAGAGGAGCTATGCTGGTCACAACTCTTGGCTCTCTTTA TGTCGTTCTTGGGCATCCTCTGCCGGTTTCCCTTAAAGACCCATCACTGTGAGGAAACCTCCTGTGCCAACCCACTACCCGCTATCAAGGTATCATTAGACTGGATGAAGCTGCGCCCCAGTGTCTTCCAAGAGAACACCGTTGAGGAAAAAAAATA TGTATGGCCATGGCTCATTTCTCTTCTGAACAGTTTCCATGTGCTTGATGAAGATGTCTCTAGTGCTAACA tgcttCCTCTCCCAGAGGAGTTTGAGCTGCAAGGATTCTTGGCACTTCGACCTGCTTttag AAACCTAGATTTCTCTAGAGGACACCAAGCCATCACTGGAGTTAGAGATGCCCAGCACCGGCAGCTAAGACCGCTACGACTTGCGGCTGTTGGAAAATGGATCTCTGAGAATCAGCCTCA GTTGATTCAGTATCGTACTGTTGAGGGTGAGCTATTGTTCTTTACTGACATACCTGAGCTTTTGACTGAAGACATTGATGAGACAGAGGACAGATCTTCCCCACAAGAGTTCAACCAGACAGACACTCATAAAGCTGAAGGCAGCCCTGGTTTAAAATCTGTATTATCCACTGGCCGAAGCCTGAGCTGTGACACAAACGAAAAGCCAGTGGTGACTTTTAAAGAGAACATAAAGCCACAAGAGTTAAACCGGGATGTACCATCACGCAGCTACACCAGATCAGGAAATGTTGCCAAGGATCAGAGAGACTATAACAAAAGTTTAAATAATGCTGTCAACAAAaaggacaataataataaaagaaagaatGAACTTAAGAAAATGTGTGTTGAGAAGACTGCTGAACCCGGGAAGCAAAGCATTGCAGTTCAG GTGAAATCTCAAACAGAGTTGAGAAAAACTCCAGTCTCTGAAGCCAGAAAAACAGCAGTGACTCCAACATCCAGTCCAAGCAGTAGCACACAGTTCATCCCTATACATCATCCTGGTGCTTTTCCCCCTCTACCCAGCCGACCAg GTTTTCCCCCACCTGCATATGTTATACCACCACCTGTGGCGTTTTCCATGAGCTCTGGCTATTCCTTTCCTGCTGGCGTTAATGTCCCAGGGTCTTTCCTGCAGCCTTCATCTCATTCACCATCTGGAAACCAGGGTCCTCCTGGGAAACAGTCCCACATTCCTTACAGTCAACAGCGCCCCTCTGGTCCAGTGACTCCTAACCAGGGTAATcttggcaaccagataactggcCAGATCCAACCACAGGCCCCATCCAATTCACCGACCCAGTCCAGTAGTCAGACTGCAGCACAACTACAGATCCAAGCACTTGCTCAGCAGCAGTCTCCAACTAAACCTATACAATCCATTCCCAAGCATCACACATCTCTCCAGCAG TACCAACAGGCAGAAACATCAAAACAGGTCTGGAGTACTTCTCAGGTTCCCAACGCATTGGGAAAGATGGTACCCATGAAACAATCGTATTATATGGATGGCCGTTTGCCAACAGAACCTGTAAATATGCTGGAGCAGTGTCTACAGCAGCAGCAGCCTCTGGAGAATAAGATGACCTCTTTTCCCATGGAAGCCTATGGCCAGAGCCCTTCTGATGTTAAGATGCCAGAATTCTACTGGAGTGAACCACCATCCTACAACTTAAATGACAACAGGGCTCTCTTGGCACAGCAATCTGTAAATAACCAAAGGAGCAAACGCCAGCCCACAGGCTACCGATCTGCCCAAGAGCCAATGACTAGAATGCCGTTTGAG GAACGGTTCCCGAATAACAGCATGTTTAATGAGGTGTATGGAAAATCCACCTGCACGAGCATAAAGCCCGAGGCATGCCAAGTCATGGGACAACAGGAGACCTCCCTGTACTCTCTTTTTGAGGGTAAACCATGGTCTCCATCACTTCCAGCAAGCTCAG ATCATTCTACGCCAGCCAGCCAGTCACCTCATTCTTCAAATCCAAGCAGCCTACCCAGCTCTCCTCCCACCCACAATCATACCTCGCAGCCCTTCTCTAACTTTGGTCCTATCGGCACTCCAGATAACCGAGATCGTCGGGGAACTGACCGCTGGAAGGCTGAAAAGCCAG TTTCAGCAATGGGTAGCTTTGGGCTGGACTACTTATCTGTGACTCCATCTTCTGAGAATAGCTGGCGCCAGGCTAATAATTCAAGTAGTGCTAATGCTTGGGCTGCTCAAGGTAATGCCCGAGAGGACTCTTCAGCTGCTCTTATGGAAAGTTTAAAG TCCATTTGGTCAACCACAATGATGCATCCTGGACCTTCTGCCTTGGAACAGCTTCTGATGCAGCAGAAGGAGAAGCAGCAGCGAGGGCAGGGATCACTGAACCCTCCGCACTGA